ATGACACCTTGCAGTCATCCTGAGCCCCTTTTTCCGTGTCATCCTGAGCGGTAGCAAAGGATCTCAAAATCGAGAGGGATTATTCCGCCTCTAGTATATCTTTGCTTTATAATAACACCATGGGAGCAGAATTACAAGGAAAATTTTGAAATGAACAAGAGAATTAGAATAGCAAAGTATTGGTAAACTCATTAAAAAGGTGCTTTAAAGAAGGAAGAAAAACTACAATAGAAAAAACTTATTTTTTAAGGCTCTTGATAAATTCTTTTAATTTTTCTATTGTTTCCTTGGAAAGAGAATGTTCCACAAGACAAGCCTCTTTAAACGCTACTTCATCTTTAACATTAATAAAATTTTTCAAGAAACTGTATATAATTTTGTGCTTATCCCAAACTTCTTTACCTAAGTATATGCCTTTTTCTGTGAGTTTAACTTCTCCGTATGGCGAATGCTCTACAAGTCCACCTTCTTGAAGTTTTTTAAGTATTTCAGTTACAGATGGAAGTTTCACATTTAGAAATTTAGCAATATCTTTTACCCTTGTAAAACCCTTATCTTCCGAAAGAACATAGATTGCTTCTAAATAGTCTTCTATATTTTTTGAGTATTTCATTTATATAAACCTCAAAACAACATTCAAAATTCCGCCAAGAATTACAGCAACTATAAATTCAAAAATAGTTATTAGTAAGGCAGTTGTTGTGCCAAATTCCCTTTTTAACATAGCAATTGTTGCAATACATGGAATATAGATCATTGTAACAAAACCATAAATAAAAATCTGCTTTGGTGTAAGCACTAATAAAAAGTTAGATGTATGGTAAAAGGTTGCTAACATGATAAGGGTAAGTTCTTTTCTTAGAACACCAAAAATAAGGGTAAGGGTAGCAAGAGCAGGCAGTCCAAGAAAGATTGCTAAAGGTTTCACCAAGATTTCAAGGTAAGGAAGGAGGTTTAATAAGATTAAGCCTTCCATAATTGCATTTGTTACAACAATAATTGGAGTTGCAAAAGTAAAGAATTCTTTTAGCCTTATCCATGTTTGCTTTAATATAACTTTCAAAACTGGCTTTCTATATCTTGGCATATCCATAATAAGTCCTGTTGCACTTCCTTTGATGTATCTATTGAGAAACAGTCCAACCACAAAGATAAAAATGAAATCAAGAACATAAATACCTACCGCATACAGCGGACCTAAAAATGCTGCAACAAGACCAAAAACTATAACCGACCTTGCAGAGCAAGGTATAAGAGTTGCAAGTATTGAAGTAATAATTCTATCTCTTTTTCTCTCAAGGACTCTTGTTCCCATTATTGCAGGGACACTACATCCAAAGCTCTCAATAAGTGGAATAAACGCCTTACCGTGTATCCCTAATCTATGCATAAAAACATCTGTTAAAAACGCGATTCTTGCAAGGTATCCACTATCCTCAAGAAAAGCTAAAAGAAAATAAAATGGTGCAATATACGGAAGCACAATACCGAATGCTGCAATTACTCCCTCTACTATACCATCCCATAAAAATGTTTTCACATATTGTGGCATATTTAAAGACATAAAAGAAGTTTTAAAAGTTTCAAAGAAGCTATCTAAATAATCCGATAGAAAACTACCCAACTTAAACACAACAAAAAACATAAAAAGAAGAATTAAGAAAAGGAAAACAAACCCAAAAAATGGATTAAGAAGGACATTGTCTATTTTAGTAGACAAATCAAGTAATGCCTTTTTCTTTTTAATAAGCACCTTCTCAATGATACGTTCCGCAAGGGCATACCTTTCTTGGATAATTATCGTTTGGGTATTTTCTCCGTGGAGATCTTCAAGTTCTTTTGCAAGTTCATCCCTTAACTTGATGATGTTTTCATCGTTCATGAGTTTTTCAACTTCTGAGTCGCGCTCAAGGAGTTTTATAGCAAAAAATCTTTTGGAAACTCCAAAATCACCCTGTATGTGAGCGGTAAGTTTTTCTATACGTTCTTCAACTTCTTTTCCGTATTTTAAATAAGAGCCATTAATTTCGTTTTGTGCAACTTTTAAGGCAACTTCAAAAAGTCCTTTAAGGTTAACATTTTTTGTTGCAATTGTTTTAATGACCTTAGCATGGAGTATTTGCTCAAGTTTTTCGGTATCTATTTCATAACCATCTTTTTCAAGGATATCATACTGGTTGAGTGCAACAACTACTTTTGTTTGGATTTCAAGAATCTGTAAAAGAAAGAAGAGGTTTCTATAAAAGTGTGCTGCATCAACTACAACAATCACAACATCTGGCTTTTCTTCCATGATAAACTGCCTTGTTACAAGTTCTTCCTCTGAATAGGTTGAAAGAGAATAGATCCCTGGTAAATCAACGACTTTTGCTGTAACATCTTTTGTTTCTATAGAACCGTAAGCAACTTCGACTGTTTTGCCAGGCCAATTTCCAATGATTTGGTTGCCACCTGTAAGTTGATTAAAAATAACACTTTTCCCAACGTTAGCGTTCCCGGCAAGGGCAATGGTAATTTGTTTCTTCATTATTCTTTAACCTCTTCTACGATGATTTTTGAGGCAATGCCTCTTCCAAGTGCAAGATGTGTGCCTTTTACAGCTACTTCAATAGGGCCAATACCTGCATTTCTAATCATAAGAACTTTTTCTCCTTTTAAAATACCCATTTCTTGAAGACGGATAATATAGTGTGGTATTGAACCTCTTCCATGGGCTGCAAAGTCCACTATTATTGCCTTTCTGCCTGCTTCAATTTGAGATAGTGTCTTTTTCATAAAATCTCCTTCAAAAGTTAGGTATTCCTAATTACAGAGTGATTATATCCCAGTTTAACTTTTTGTCAATAATTGCAAAAACTAAAAATTTTCATTTTTTTGTAAAAAGTATTATAATTTTTGAAAAGTAGTTTTATAAAAATTTTAAGGAGGTAAACAATGAGAAAAAGAAGAGGTTTCACATTGGTTGAGTTAGCAATCGTTATTGCAATTCTTGGAATCCTTGCTCTCTATGCCATCCCCAAGTACCAGGGTATGGTAGAAGAAGCAAGAAGTGCCGAAGCAAGAGCACAACTTGGTAGTGTAAGGTCTGCTTTGGGTATTTACTATGCAAAAAATCATGGCACATTCCCTGCAGCACTTGACGGAACACTTTTTGCAGAAGGAAGCGTTCCTCAGGTAGAAATAACTGTAAGTGGAAGTCCTTCAAGAAGTAATGCAGTTGCAACTGGTGACGCTGATGGAGTTGTTGAACCTGCAACAGAGGTTACTAATGCAGGCGGTTATGTATACGATGTAAATGGCACTCGTACCCAAGCAGATGTAAGGCTTAATTCATCAGATACCGACCCTGTCACAACAAAGCATTGGTACGAATATTAATTTTTTGAAGTAAAAACAGTAAAAATAATTAGGGGGGCTTTTGCCCCCTGTTTTAATTTGTGTCTAAGTTTAAATACAAAACTTACTTTATGAAAGAAGCCATCTGGAATACAGGCAAATACAAACCAATGAGCGTTCCTCCTATGAGTCCTCCAACTCCCACCATCATTATCGGGTTTATAAGAGCAGAAATGTTATTAATAAGGAAATTAACTTCTTCGTTATAAAATTCGGCAACTTTCCTTAGCATTTTATCAAGAGAGCCACTTTCTTCGCCAATTGCAGTCATATCGTATACCATTGGTGTAAACATTCCGCTTTTTTGAAGAGCACTTGACAACGATTCACCTTTTTGAATTGCATCAACAATGCCATCAATCTTTTCTCCTATAACAACGTTGTCAATAACCCCCCTTACTGTTTGTAAGCATTGAATAATGGGTATACCTGCCGAGAAGAGTGTTGCAAGAGTATCAGAAAACCTTGCCATAGACGATTTTAAAGTAAGTTCTGAAATTAGTGGAAGTTTTAACTTTAGACCATCAACAGTCTTACGCCCGTTTGGAGTTCTTACCCAACGCCCATATGCAATTGCTAAAACAATTATGATAACAAGTATAACCCATCCATAGTGGATTAAAAAATTTGCAATTGAGAAAATCATTTTTGTTATTGCAGGAAGTGGTGCACCCAGTTGTTCAAGGAAGCCCTGAAAAGTTGGAATGACAAAGATAAAAAGCCCTACAACAATTAAAATGGAAAAACCAAGCACAGCAACAGGATAAGTCATTGCACCCCTAATTTTGTTTCTTGTTTCAAAATCTCTTTGAAGAAAGGAACTCATAGTAATAAGTGCATTACCTAAATTTCCCGAAGTTTCCCCTGCTTGCACCATACTTATGTAAAGAGGAGAAAACACATTGGGAAACTTTTTAAGAGCAGAAGACAACTGGTTTCCTTTTTTAACTTCCTCGCCTAAGTCTTTTATAATTTTAACAAGGTTAGTGTTAGATGTTTGTTTTTCAAGAACTGCAAGTGCTCTTGAGATGGATAAACCTGCATTTAACATTGTTCCAAATTGGTTTGTAAATATTGAAAGGTCTCTTATACTTACGCTTTGAAATCTCGAAAAGAACCCCTCATTTTTTCCTGTTTCAGTTGAGAACCCTCTAATTTCTTTTATATAGATTATACGAGCACCCATACTCCTTAAAGAATTTGCAACATCACCCATGCTATTTGCTTCCATTCTTCCTACCTGGTTACTTCCACTTGCAGTTATTATTTTGTATTCGAAGTTTGGCATACATATCACCTTTCCATTAAATGGATAAAGCTTTCTTTATTGAAAGCATACCTTAAACCATCTTCATAGGTAATTTCCCCTTTTAACACAAGGTCTTTTAGAGACATTTCCATAGTCTGCATCTGCATGTTTGATGATGTTTGAATAATTGAAGGTATCATATGAGTTTTTCCCTCTCTTATGAGGTTTCTTATTGCAGGCGTTGCAATGAGGACTTCCGTTGCAAGCACCAACCCAGATTTATCCTTCTTCTGAATTAACTGTTGTGAGATTACCGCAAGAAGCACAGAAGATAGCTGCATTTTTACTTGTTCTTGTTGGCTTGGAGGAAACACATCTACAATCCTATCGATTGTTTGTGCAGCAGAATTTGTATGCAGTGTTGCAAAAACAAGGTGCCCCGTCTCTGCAGCAGTAAGAGCAGTTGCAATCGTTTCAAGGTCTCTCATTTCTCCAACAAGGATTACATCAGGGTCTTCACGAAGGGCTGCTCTTAAAGCAGACGGAAAAGATAGAGTATCTGTGCCAAACTCTCTTTGCACAACAACAGATCTCTTATGCTTAAATAAGTATTCAATAGGATCTTCTATGGTAATTATATGTTTTGAATATTTTGAATTAATCTCATCAATCATGGCAGCAAGTGTTGTTGACTTTCCATGACCAGTAGGACCAGTTACAAGAACAAAACCTCTTTCCTCTTCTATGATTTTATGTGCAACAGGTGGAACTCCAAGTGAATCAAGTGGGGGAATTTCAAAAGGGATCCTTCTAAATGCTGCTGCAATAGAGCCTCTTTGCATAAAAACATTTACCCTAAAACGCGCTATTCCCTTTACACCATAAGAAAAGTCAAATTCAAGACGTTCTTTAAAAAGTTCTTTTTGTTTGTCAGTCATAATTGAAAACATAAGTTCTGCAATATCTTCCGAAGTTAGTGGGTCTGTATCTACAAAAACAAGATCTTTGTGGATCCTTAACACGGGTGGTAATCCTACCGTTAAATGAACATCAGAAGCGTGATGTTCTTCTGCAAGTGAAAGAATTGAATTTATATCCATCATTCGCTAGCCTCCAAAGTTGAAACTACTCTTATAACTTCTTCAAGCGTTGTTACGCCTTCTGCTGCTTTTGACATTGCATCGTCAAGGAGCGTTTTCATACCAATCTTCTTTGCTTCATTAAGTATTTCTTTTGATGAAGCACTTCTCAATATCAAACGTTGTATTTCGGGAGTAATTGGTAAAATTTCTGATATGGCAACTCTTCCTTTGTATCCTGTATGATTACAGAAATCACATCCAGCACCTTTATAGAAAGAAATACTCTCATCAATTTCAAAACCGAGATGTGTAAGAACTTCTTTAGATGGTTCATACTGCTCTTTACACTTAGGGCAGATTTTTCGAACAAGCCTCTGTGCGGTTGCACCAATCAAAGATGATGCAACAAGGAAAGGTTCAATACCCATATCAATAAGTCTTGTAGGAATAGATGCAGAATCATTGGTGTGGATAGTAGACAGCACAAGGTGACCTGTTAAAGCTGCTTCAATAGCAATCTGTGCAGTTTCCCTATCACGAATTTCACCTATGAGGATGATGTTTGGGTCCTGTCTTAAAATAGACCTTAAAGCACTTGCAAAAGTTAAACCTGCTTTTTCATTTACCTGTACTTGGTTGATACCTTTTAACTGGTACTCAACAGGATCTTCAACTGTAATGATATTTTTCGTTGGCGAATTCAATCGGTTCAAAATTGAGTAAAGAGTAGTAGTTTTACCAGAGCCCGTTGGACCAGAAATTAGTATCATTCCATAGGGTTGAGTAATAATTTGCTCAAATTTTTTAAGATTAGATTCAGAGAAACCCACTTGCTCAAGAGGTTTTATTGAAGATGTCTTATCAAGAACACGGAGCACGATTTTTTCTCCATAGATTGAGGGAAGTGAAGACACACGAAAGTCAATAGGTCTCCTTTCAAACCGTAAAGAAATTCTACCATCTTGTGGAATTCTTCTTTCTGCAATATCCATATTTGAAATAATTTTAAGCCTCGCTATGATACCAGGTTGGATTCGTTTGGGGAGTCTCTGTCGCTCTTGCAAAATTCCATCAACTCTATACCTTACCCTAAAACCATCTTCCATTGGTTCGAAATGTATATCAGAGGCTCCTTCAACAATTGCCTGCGATATAATGCTATTAACAAGTCTA
The nucleotide sequence above comes from Caldisericaceae bacterium. Encoded proteins:
- a CDS encoding metal-dependent transcriptional regulator, with protein sequence MKYSKNIEDYLEAIYVLSEDKGFTRVKDIAKFLNVKLPSVTEILKKLQEGGLVEHSPYGEVKLTEKGIYLGKEVWDKHKIIYSFLKNFINVKDEVAFKEACLVEHSLSKETIEKLKEFIKSLKK
- the feoB gene encoding ferrous iron transport protein B codes for the protein MKKQITIALAGNANVGKSVIFNQLTGGNQIIGNWPGKTVEVAYGSIETKDVTAKVVDLPGIYSLSTYSEEELVTRQFIMEEKPDVVIVVVDAAHFYRNLFFLLQILEIQTKVVVALNQYDILEKDGYEIDTEKLEQILHAKVIKTIATKNVNLKGLFEVALKVAQNEINGSYLKYGKEVEERIEKLTAHIQGDFGVSKRFFAIKLLERDSEVEKLMNDENIIKLRDELAKELEDLHGENTQTIIIQERYALAERIIEKVLIKKKKALLDLSTKIDNVLLNPFFGFVFLFLILLFMFFVVFKLGSFLSDYLDSFFETFKTSFMSLNMPQYVKTFLWDGIVEGVIAAFGIVLPYIAPFYFLLAFLEDSGYLARIAFLTDVFMHRLGIHGKAFIPLIESFGCSVPAIMGTRVLERKRDRIITSILATLIPCSARSVIVFGLVAAFLGPLYAVGIYVLDFIFIFVVGLFLNRYIKGSATGLIMDMPRYRKPVLKVILKQTWIRLKEFFTFATPIIVVTNAIMEGLILLNLLPYLEILVKPLAIFLGLPALATLTLIFGVLRKELTLIMLATFYHTSNFLLVLTPKQIFIYGFVTMIYIPCIATIAMLKREFGTTTALLITIFEFIVAVILGGILNVVLRFI
- a CDS encoding ferrous iron transport protein A, whose protein sequence is MKKTLSQIEAGRKAIIVDFAAHGRGSIPHYIIRLQEMGILKGEKVLMIRNAGIGPIEVAVKGTHLALGRGIASKIIVEEVKE
- a CDS encoding prepilin-type N-terminal cleavage/methylation domain-containing protein, whose product is MRKRRGFTLVELAIVIAILGILALYAIPKYQGMVEEARSAEARAQLGSVRSALGIYYAKNHGTFPAALDGTLFAEGSVPQVEITVSGSPSRSNAVATGDADGVVEPATEVTNAGGYVYDVNGTRTQADVRLNSSDTDPVTTKHWYEY
- a CDS encoding type II secretion system F family protein, whose translation is MPNFEYKIITASGSNQVGRMEANSMGDVANSLRSMGARIIYIKEIRGFSTETGKNEGFFSRFQSVSIRDLSIFTNQFGTMLNAGLSISRALAVLEKQTSNTNLVKIIKDLGEEVKKGNQLSSALKKFPNVFSPLYISMVQAGETSGNLGNALITMSSFLQRDFETRNKIRGAMTYPVAVLGFSILIVVGLFIFVIPTFQGFLEQLGAPLPAITKMIFSIANFLIHYGWVILVIIIVLAIAYGRWVRTPNGRKTVDGLKLKLPLISELTLKSSMARFSDTLATLFSAGIPIIQCLQTVRGVIDNVVIGEKIDGIVDAIQKGESLSSALQKSGMFTPMVYDMTAIGEESGSLDKMLRKVAEFYNEEVNFLINNISALINPIMMVGVGGLIGGTLIGLYLPVFQMASFIK
- a CDS encoding type IV pilus twitching motility protein PilT encodes the protein MDINSILSLAEEHHASDVHLTVGLPPVLRIHKDLVFVDTDPLTSEDIAELMFSIMTDKQKELFKERLEFDFSYGVKGIARFRVNVFMQRGSIAAAFRRIPFEIPPLDSLGVPPVAHKIIEEERGFVLVTGPTGHGKSTTLAAMIDEINSKYSKHIITIEDPIEYLFKHKRSVVVQREFGTDTLSFPSALRAALREDPDVILVGEMRDLETIATALTAAETGHLVFATLHTNSAAQTIDRIVDVFPPSQQEQVKMQLSSVLLAVISQQLIQKKDKSGLVLATEVLIATPAIRNLIREGKTHMIPSIIQTSSNMQMQTMEMSLKDLVLKGEITYEDGLRYAFNKESFIHLMER
- the tadA gene encoding Flp pilus assembly complex ATPase component TadA; this encodes MISPETGKIGTLLIKKKIISEEQLSKFLSVQKVTKEPLLKILLDNGIIDEVTQAQLLAEQWGFEFVDLAKFPIEKEILRYTDPEKAKFYGYFVFMKEGNTYHIAISDPTNIDAIDYLRAVFGLNAKFYVTPRSAIIQTIEKYFELENVVKKAEEEFDEVEVVREEETDLSTLRQLGEDAPVVRLVNSIISQAIVEGASDIHFEPMEDGFRVRYRVDGILQERQRLPKRIQPGIIARLKIISNMDIAERRIPQDGRISLRFERRPIDFRVSSLPSIYGEKIVLRVLDKTSSIKPLEQVGFSESNLKKFEQIITQPYGMILISGPTGSGKTTTLYSILNRLNSPTKNIITVEDPVEYQLKGINQVQVNEKAGLTFASALRSILRQDPNIILIGEIRDRETAQIAIEAALTGHLVLSTIHTNDSASIPTRLIDMGIEPFLVASSLIGATAQRLVRKICPKCKEQYEPSKEVLTHLGFEIDESISFYKGAGCDFCNHTGYKGRVAISEILPITPEIQRLILRSASSKEILNEAKKIGMKTLLDDAMSKAAEGVTTLEEVIRVVSTLEASE